Below is a genomic region from Methanolobus sediminis.
TGATGCGTTATGAACTGTTCATTGCACTTCGTCATATAAAAGCAAGGAAAAGACAGACAATTCTCTCTGTTGCCGCAATTGGGATTGCTGTCATGATCCTGATGGTATCACAGGCATTCATGGCAGGATTTACCCAGGAACTTTACAGCAAGACTGTGAACAACCTGCCCCATGTTGTAGTTTCTCCGCAGGATGGCGAGGATTACATTCATCTCTACAAGAACATCGTTGATAAGATTAACAATATTGATGGCGTTGTCGCTTCTTCACCATATCTTATAGGAGAGGCTTCGTTCAAATTCAAAGACAATACTAAAAATGCTGCACTCAAAGGTATAATGCCTTCCAGGGAAGATGCTGTAGCTCACACAAAAGATGACATCATCAAAGGAAACTATGATGAGCTGACCTATTCTGATAAGAGTATTATTGTTGGAGATAAATTTGCAGAGGATATGGAACTTGATATTGGTGACAATGTTGAGGTTTCGTTTCCAAATGCTAATCCGGTTTCCCTGAAGGTCGTTGCGATATATGACACAGGAACAGTTCTGGATGAGAGTATGACATATACTTCACTTAATACTGCTCAGGATTT
It encodes:
- a CDS encoding ABC transporter permease, producing MMRYELFIALRHIKARKRQTILSVAAIGIAVMILMVSQAFMAGFTQELYSKTVNNLPHVVVSPQDGEDYIHLYKNIVDKINNIDGVVASSPYLIGEASFKFKDNTKNAALKGIMPSREDAVAHTKDDIIKGNYDELTYSDKSIIVGDKFAEDMELDIGDNVEVSFPNANPVSLKVVAIYDTGTVLDESMTYTSLNTAQDFYDTTDVINGISLRIADFNQDTEIAQNIEDYGYNAAGWTKNNPEILRTIAIETVSNNVTLGFILLIASFGVVSTLNMVVMGKVKEIGILLAMGASKSSIRTIFLIESGMLGLAGAVFGTAAGVALALSIGSYPLPEGAYGLDSIPVVVRTGDVLAIITLVFLLNLFAGIYPAQRAASLDPVEAISTH